The Devosia sp. MC521 genome has a segment encoding these proteins:
- a CDS encoding glycosyl hydrolase family 8, with amino-acid sequence MKCLPLVVLAFLGLAVMPAVAKSPQIHADEWRLYLDSYVEQNGRVIDRANGSISHSEGQGYGMILAVLADDRASFERIWSFTDTELLIRNDGLAAWRWEPTADPHVSDTNNATDGDILIAYGLLLAAEQWSDDAYRQRALAIIQTVGRTMIVPSEAGPAILPGQYGFIPEDGSSPILNPSYWVFEALDLFAKVDSSTDWAAISKAGLDILRRAAVSKAGVPGDWIQLKNGGVVHAPNHPAEFGYNNIRIPLYLIRAGANPGFLGPIRRSATGDTLNKINVINGAAVEPIGEPGYRLIVAAIDCVTARKPIPVELRSLQATSYYASTLQLLLLDHLRRNEPLCLGGGY; translated from the coding sequence ATGAAGTGTCTGCCGCTCGTTGTTCTGGCTTTTCTAGGACTTGCTGTCATGCCAGCCGTCGCTAAAAGCCCACAAATCCACGCCGACGAATGGCGCCTGTATCTCGATAGTTATGTCGAGCAGAACGGCCGCGTCATTGATCGCGCCAATGGCAGTATCAGCCATAGCGAAGGGCAGGGCTATGGCATGATCTTGGCGGTCCTCGCCGATGATCGCGCCAGCTTTGAACGGATTTGGTCCTTCACCGATACCGAGTTGCTGATCCGCAATGATGGCCTGGCTGCATGGCGCTGGGAGCCGACCGCCGATCCGCATGTCTCGGACACCAATAATGCCACCGATGGCGATATTCTGATCGCTTATGGTCTGCTGCTCGCCGCTGAGCAGTGGTCGGACGACGCCTATCGCCAACGTGCGCTCGCCATCATACAAACGGTCGGCCGCACGATGATCGTGCCGAGTGAGGCCGGTCCTGCCATCTTGCCGGGTCAATATGGCTTTATCCCTGAGGACGGTTCGTCTCCGATCCTAAACCCGTCCTATTGGGTGTTTGAGGCGCTTGATCTCTTTGCCAAGGTCGATAGCTCCACCGATTGGGCCGCAATCTCCAAGGCTGGTCTTGATATCCTGCGCCGTGCCGCGGTGAGCAAAGCCGGTGTTCCCGGCGATTGGATCCAGCTAAAAAATGGTGGGGTGGTGCACGCACCCAACCATCCGGCTGAGTTTGGTTACAACAATATCCGTATCCCGCTCTATCTGATCCGCGCTGGTGCCAATCCCGGTTTTCTCGGCCCCATTCGACGCAGTGCGACAGGGGACACGCTGAATAAAATCAACGTCATTAATGGAGCGGCTGTGGAGCCAATTGGCGAGCCAGGCTATCGACTGATCGTTGCCGCCATTGATTGCGTGACAGCGCGCAAACCCATTCCGGTCGAATTACGCAGTTTGCAGGCAACCAGCTACTACGCTTCGACATTACAGTTGTTGCTGCTCGATCATTTGCGCCGCAATGAACCCTTATGCCTGGGCGGAGGCTATTGA
- a CDS encoding cellulose synthase — MRFTIPLVIIGLIGGVSYAVVAEQGKQRLPHADTPVQTVVAQAEPVPMPQPSAAPVPQGPKVDETALRYFAQQGDTERMNREIERLRALYPNWEPPADPLAQDFSPDRDILRMWELFNAGDYAGTRAAIVARQATDPSFEPTPDLLKELNLAEAQVKLRNASDVGEHQIVITVAANTPELLTCERIDNLWRLADAFVATDADDRAIDAYKYILTNCTSAEERLSTIQKAKAHFDIAQLSPLFELEKKDANGVGEFEPLRLDLARAAIASSLEVGGVPVSPADVAFFERSINEQSSAEDLRLFGFYKLERARPNEARRLFEQALEKDPSEASAQALAAALLQLRDYRVAEEILAPYSDLSDEMSAMYLDAVAAVLSLEPRVSLDSDALGRMVDAISSTRNANAAQEMGWYAYGFDQVTTAIEWFTLSLRWQPDLEKAAYGLLVASNAAGDLNTVQAIKAQWGNRSERIAAFPRVVDGSRPDTQTAPVQDVVAKPVAARPAATPSSAPRTAASGTSGSGGGGSRSCQNPVPAASLSPGAALSQAWCLMGLNRPAQAAEAFARALQSSAAATRSDAAYGQSLAYMRMGLPDNAAVAAASAPLPSARAVELEIGIMTQKAQTAYAAGDYVKAIEYLNLRGQYAPERNDLLTLRAWSYYHMKLYREARRIFKAVAATGFGDASEGLRLSEQALMIY; from the coding sequence ATGCGTTTTACTATTCCGCTTGTCATTATCGGGCTCATCGGCGGCGTTAGCTATGCTGTCGTGGCCGAGCAGGGCAAGCAGCGCCTCCCGCATGCCGATACACCCGTCCAAACTGTCGTTGCCCAAGCCGAGCCTGTGCCAATGCCACAGCCGAGCGCCGCCCCGGTCCCGCAAGGTCCGAAGGTCGATGAAACGGCATTGCGCTATTTCGCTCAGCAGGGCGACACCGAGCGCATGAACCGCGAAATCGAGCGTCTGCGCGCGCTTTATCCCAATTGGGAGCCGCCCGCAGACCCCTTGGCTCAAGACTTCTCACCAGATCGCGATATTCTTCGCATGTGGGAGCTGTTTAACGCTGGCGATTACGCGGGCACACGCGCCGCCATTGTCGCGCGTCAGGCGACCGATCCAAGTTTCGAGCCAACCCCGGACTTGCTCAAAGAGCTCAATCTGGCCGAGGCGCAGGTCAAGCTGCGCAACGCGTCCGATGTCGGTGAGCACCAGATTGTCATCACCGTGGCGGCCAATACCCCAGAGCTTTTAACCTGCGAGCGCATCGACAATCTTTGGCGCCTAGCTGATGCCTTTGTCGCCACCGATGCCGATGACCGCGCCATCGACGCCTATAAATACATTCTCACCAATTGCACATCTGCCGAAGAGCGCCTGTCGACCATTCAAAAAGCCAAGGCGCATTTTGACATTGCTCAGTTGAGCCCCCTTTTCGAGCTCGAAAAGAAGGACGCCAACGGCGTTGGCGAGTTTGAACCGCTGCGCCTTGATCTGGCCCGTGCGGCCATCGCCTCTTCGCTGGAAGTCGGCGGCGTACCGGTCTCGCCCGCCGACGTGGCTTTCTTTGAACGCTCTATAAATGAGCAATCCTCGGCAGAAGACCTGCGTCTCTTTGGCTTCTACAAGCTCGAACGCGCCCGCCCGAACGAAGCGCGCCGTCTGTTTGAACAGGCGCTCGAAAAAGACCCCTCAGAAGCGTCGGCCCAAGCGCTCGCCGCGGCTCTCTTGCAATTGCGCGATTATCGCGTCGCCGAGGAAATCCTCGCGCCCTATTCCGATCTCAGCGATGAGATGTCGGCCATGTATCTCGACGCCGTAGCTGCAGTGCTGTCGCTCGAACCCCGCGTGTCGCTCGATAGTGATGCTCTTGGACGCATGGTTGATGCCATTTCCTCGACCCGCAATGCCAATGCGGCGCAGGAAATGGGCTGGTATGCCTATGGTTTTGATCAGGTCACGACAGCCATCGAGTGGTTCACCCTCTCGCTGCGCTGGCAGCCAGATCTCGAAAAAGCCGCTTATGGTCTGCTCGTTGCCTCCAATGCTGCCGGCGACCTCAATACGGTTCAGGCGATCAAGGCCCAATGGGGCAACCGTTCTGAGCGCATTGCCGCATTCCCGCGCGTCGTCGACGGTTCGCGCCCCGATACGCAAACGGCGCCGGTACAGGACGTCGTCGCCAAACCGGTCGCTGCGCGTCCTGCCGCAACCCCAAGTTCTGCGCCGCGCACCGCTGCGTCTGGCACGTCCGGCTCCGGTGGTGGAGGCTCTCGCTCCTGTCAGAACCCAGTGCCTGCGGCGTCCCTTTCCCCCGGTGCAGCGCTTAGTCAGGCGTGGTGCCTGATGGGCCTCAACCGTCCGGCGCAAGCCGCTGAAGCCTTTGCACGCGCGCTCCAGTCTTCCGCTGCTGCCACACGCAGCGATGCCGCTTATGGTCAGTCGCTGGCCTATATGCGTATGGGACTGCCCGATAATGCCGCCGTTGCCGCCGCCTCAGCGCCGCTTCCAAGTGCCCGCGCTGTCGAGCTCGAAATCGGCATCATGACGCAAAAGGCCCAAACCGCTTATGCGGCGGGCGACTATGTCAAAGCGATTGAATATCTCAACCTGCGTGGCCAATACGCTCCAGAGCGCAATGACCTTCTGACCCTGCGTGCCTGGAGCTACTACCACATGAAGCTCTACCGCGAAGCGCGCCGCATTTTCAAAGCGGTGGCAGCCACAGGCTTTGGCGACGCTTCCGAGGGCCTACGTCTGTCTGAACAAGCCCTTATGATCTACTAG
- a CDS encoding DeoR/GlpR family DNA-binding transcription regulator, whose amino-acid sequence MTPSLRQAKIVELARELGEVTVESLVAAFGVTPQTIRKDLNILCDRGSLKRTHGGAMHPSGVENVEYEARRQIATNEKRAIGEAAAKLIPDNASLLINIGTTTEAVSQALSEHRGLMVITNNINVANRLRVVPSIEVVIASGVVRPSDGGIVGEAAVDFIRQFKVDFAVIGVSAIDSDGSLLDFDYREVKVAQAIIANARHVIVVSDSTKFTRTAPVRIGHLSQAHSFITDACPPAIRQLCAEAGVTVIETQLRSN is encoded by the coding sequence ATGACACCCTCACTGCGACAAGCGAAAATTGTAGAACTCGCGCGCGAGCTGGGTGAAGTGACCGTTGAAAGCCTCGTCGCAGCGTTTGGCGTGACCCCTCAAACGATCCGCAAAGACCTCAATATTCTGTGTGACAGAGGCTCGCTCAAGCGCACTCATGGCGGGGCGATGCACCCTTCAGGCGTTGAGAATGTTGAATATGAGGCGCGGCGACAAATCGCGACCAATGAAAAGCGCGCTATCGGGGAGGCTGCTGCTAAGCTCATTCCCGACAATGCGTCGCTGCTGATCAATATTGGTACGACCACCGAAGCCGTGAGCCAAGCGCTGAGCGAGCATCGCGGGCTGATGGTGATTACCAATAATATCAACGTAGCCAACCGCTTGCGGGTTGTGCCCAGCATTGAAGTGGTGATCGCCAGTGGCGTGGTTCGCCCGTCCGACGGCGGCATCGTGGGGGAAGCGGCGGTCGACTTTATCCGTCAGTTTAAAGTCGACTTTGCCGTCATCGGCGTTTCGGCCATCGATAGCGACGGTTCGCTCTTGGACTTCGACTATCGTGAGGTGAAGGTCGCGCAAGCCATTATCGCCAATGCGCGCCATGTCATCGTGGTGTCCGACTCGACCAAGTTCACCCGCACTGCGCCGGTGAGAATTGGGCATTTGAGCCAAGCGCATAGCTTCATCACGGACGCCTGCCCCCCTGCAATCCGGCAGCTGTGCGCGGAGGCGGGGGTGACAGTGATCGAGACGCAATTGCGCTCGAACTAG
- a CDS encoding TIM barrel protein translates to MTEVAHRIAVSTWSLHRLLGTTYPHDLDSNEVTGMAETYGSGTETLLGLPSVLANHGYNRLEIVSFHLRSRDPIYLAELRDQLNIAKVTLQTLLIDAGDMTDPIHHQRDTNWIAGWVEVANALGAQNARVIAGKQKPRPETLAASLAGFKNLLKANSGETRIVTENWYDLLSTPESVHTLLDRLDGRVGLLADFGNFTGPNKYAELKSIFPRAELCHAKADFIDGVLNQDDYAQCISIAEAARYQGPYTLIFDAREPSEWHGLAKERDFILSRLE, encoded by the coding sequence ATGACCGAAGTTGCGCACCGAATAGCTGTGTCTACATGGTCGCTCCATCGGCTGTTGGGCACCACCTATCCCCACGACCTCGATAGTAATGAGGTTACGGGGATGGCCGAAACATATGGTTCGGGCACCGAAACATTGCTCGGCCTGCCTTCGGTACTTGCCAATCATGGTTATAACCGGCTCGAGATTGTTTCATTTCATTTGCGCAGCCGAGACCCCATCTACCTTGCTGAATTGCGCGATCAGCTCAACATCGCCAAGGTCACGTTACAAACCCTGCTCATTGATGCAGGCGACATGACCGACCCAATCCATCACCAGCGCGATACCAATTGGATTGCCGGATGGGTGGAAGTGGCCAATGCTTTGGGCGCGCAAAACGCACGCGTCATTGCAGGTAAGCAAAAGCCTCGCCCCGAAACATTGGCGGCCTCATTGGCAGGCTTCAAAAATCTTCTCAAAGCCAACAGCGGCGAGACGCGCATCGTCACCGAGAACTGGTACGATCTGCTTTCAACGCCAGAAAGCGTCCACACGCTTCTCGATCGGCTGGATGGCCGTGTTGGCCTCTTGGCAGACTTCGGCAATTTTACTGGCCCCAATAAATACGCCGAACTCAAATCCATCTTCCCACGCGCAGAGTTGTGTCACGCCAAGGCCGATTTCATCGATGGCGTGCTCAATCAAGACGACTACGCTCAGTGCATCTCAATTGCTGAGGCAGCGCGATATCAGGGGCCCTATACACTCATCTTCGATGCGCGTGAGCCTTCGGAATGGCACGGCCTTGCTAAAGAGCGCGATTTCATCCTTTCCAGGTTGGAATGA
- a CDS encoding diguanylate cyclase, translated as MRIFDHQPFGMMLIEASGAIVHANPACAGLLGRQSSDMEGRNLSDLVHPTDDTALGLQFESLVRGEISSLHGEHRLSHADANPIWVLVAAQRFEATSKVALFILQLASIDVQKKAEEALIYTERRWRFALQSARQGVWDYDYRTASIFYSAAWRLMRGLGPDEWVDGATAAWHSRIHPDDLPAVKANIDRQAQSDETFQGLEYRERRKDGSYVWILSRGRAVEWDEAGAPLRTIGTDTDITHIKMVEQELAEEKERLRIILASVADGMISADAEGRVDFMNAAAEHLTGISAAEARGLPVGDVLNLQDHASGMKMECPVQACLKPGAAIRVEDDAELIGTDGTPREIRCTAAPVIGSADQVIGAVLIFQDVTHSRTLQRQLAHTASHDPLTDLTNRAAFEKALARSIIAARETEKPSCLIFIDLDHFKPVNDTAGHAAGDALLKMVAKTIRDCCRTHDTVARIGGDEFAIILNGCSRENGLRVGEKIIRAITALAFEWSGQVHRVSASAGLTLITSGPASVLGFMGEADAACYGAKAEGRGRIVCYEDGLPAQP; from the coding sequence GTGCGTATCTTTGATCACCAGCCCTTCGGGATGATGCTGATCGAGGCAAGCGGTGCCATCGTGCATGCCAATCCCGCCTGTGCCGGCCTCCTGGGCCGTCAGTCATCAGATATGGAGGGTCGGAACCTGTCCGATCTCGTCCATCCCACTGACGATACCGCGCTAGGCCTACAGTTCGAGAGCTTGGTGCGCGGGGAAATATCGTCCCTGCATGGAGAACATCGCCTCAGCCACGCCGACGCCAACCCGATATGGGTTCTGGTCGCCGCACAGCGCTTTGAGGCGACATCTAAGGTGGCGTTGTTCATCCTGCAGCTCGCCAGTATCGACGTACAGAAAAAGGCCGAAGAAGCCCTCATCTATACCGAAAGGCGTTGGCGCTTTGCCCTCCAGAGCGCCCGTCAGGGCGTCTGGGACTATGACTACCGTACTGCCAGCATTTTCTATTCCGCCGCTTGGCGTCTGATGCGCGGCCTTGGTCCGGACGAATGGGTCGACGGCGCCACGGCTGCTTGGCATTCCCGCATTCACCCGGACGATCTGCCTGCGGTGAAAGCCAATATCGACCGTCAGGCTCAGAGCGATGAAACTTTCCAGGGCCTCGAATATCGTGAGCGCCGAAAGGACGGCTCCTATGTCTGGATTCTCAGCCGCGGTCGGGCCGTCGAATGGGATGAGGCCGGCGCGCCGCTGCGGACCATCGGTACTGATACCGACATCACCCATATCAAGATGGTCGAGCAGGAACTGGCTGAGGAAAAGGAGCGCCTGCGCATCATATTGGCCTCGGTGGCCGATGGCATGATCTCGGCCGATGCCGAAGGGCGGGTGGACTTCATGAACGCCGCTGCAGAGCATCTCACCGGCATTAGCGCTGCGGAAGCGCGCGGCCTGCCCGTAGGCGACGTGCTCAACCTCCAGGATCACGCCAGTGGTATGAAGATGGAATGCCCGGTGCAGGCCTGCCTTAAACCAGGCGCGGCCATCCGGGTGGAAGACGATGCCGAGCTCATCGGAACTGACGGCACGCCCCGCGAAATCCGCTGCACCGCCGCCCCCGTCATCGGTAGTGCCGATCAAGTCATTGGTGCCGTGCTGATTTTCCAGGATGTAACGCATAGTCGCACGCTGCAGCGCCAGCTGGCCCATACTGCCAGCCACGACCCACTGACCGATCTCACCAATCGCGCCGCCTTCGAGAAGGCGCTGGCCCGGTCGATTATTGCAGCGCGTGAGACCGAAAAACCGTCCTGCCTGATCTTCATTGACCTCGACCATTTCAAGCCGGTCAATGACACGGCCGGACACGCCGCCGGTGATGCGCTGCTGAAGATGGTCGCCAAGACCATTCGCGATTGCTGCCGGACCCATGACACAGTGGCACGCATTGGCGGCGACGAGTTCGCCATCATCCTCAATGGCTGCTCAAGGGAAAACGGCCTGCGGGTCGGCGAGAAGATCATCCGCGCCATCACAGCGCTTGCCTTTGAATGGTCAGGGCAGGTCCATCGTGTTTCAGCCAGCGCCGGTCTGACACTCATCACTTCGGGTCCCGCATCGGTGCTTGGCTTCATGGGCGAAGCCGATGCCGCCTGCTACGGGGCGAAGGCCGAGGGACGGGGCCGTATCGTCTGCTATGAGGACGGTTTGCCCGCTCAGCCGTAA